The sequence ttttccttcaagCGCTGCCACTGCGTGCGGCCTAAACCAGTGATCAAAACACCATCGTTCCCACGATCATGTCACATGCGCTCCACCACCCCGCGCCCAACTTCGGGCCCACCGGCGTCGGCGCACGGCGTTGCCTCACTGGTCACTAGAGGCTCGCCGCTCGCGTCGCGGACTCGCAGGCATGGGCATGGTGATGGGCGGCCTACCTTGCTAGGCTCCTCAGCGTTCCACCATGGCTGCGCCGGCTACTGGCAGATTGCAGTGCCATCACGTCCGATGCGCGTGGCGCCGTGGACGATccaccgcggccgcggccgcggccgctgcCGATGGCCGCCGACACGGCGCACAGCGCCCCGTGCCTGAGGCGACGAGTGCCCCCACCACTGGCCCTGCCATAACCTAACTTCTCGCAGCACCCGCAGTGCAGCGCCAGTACCCCACCGACGAGCGGGACCGAGGTAGCTATCGTGCCGCCGGTCCACGAGGTAGTTAATGTATCGCGAGCGCCATTGGTACGGCAGGTTGGTAAAAGGGAAGACCAGTGGAGGGGCAGGGCGAGGTGGGTCACGGTCGTGGAAGGCCGCCGTGCACGCGCCACGGACGCGTACGGCACCGCCCGTCACAGGACACAATCTCGGCAGCTGGCTTCACAGTGTCACCTCGCCACGTACCGCTGTCGCACCGCACGATCGAGACGCAGCACTCTGACGCGTCAGCCAGGCGGTAAAAGTGAAACCGTGAAGGTTAACCCGACCTGCTCCACCGACCCGACGCCGGTGGAAATGCAATTACGGTGCATCTAGGCTGTTTATTTTTCCGatttaatatttatctatctattttttttaccttatATTTTTACGGTACAAATCTCCTCAACGTAAAAGAACAGTCTGATCACCGGTGCCCATAAACTCGAGAGAGGCCACCACGCGAGAAGAGCCGAAACACACCGTCTGTCCCATCCTTGCTCCGCTAGCTGGGAACTTGATGCTCGCTTGATCCCACGGCGCCGCGCATGCAGGAGCCCGGACGCCGGCCCGCGCCGCCGTTCGCGGGCGTCGACCTCCGCCGCCCGAAGGGCtacccggcgccggcggcgaaggcggaggcggaggagcagGCTCCGGACCCGTGCCCGCGGTGCGGGTCGCGGGATACCAAGTTCTGCTACTACAACAACTACAACACGTCGCAGCCGCGCCACTTCTGCAAGTCCTGCCGCCGCTACTGGACCAAGGGCGGCTCCCTCCGCAACGTCCCCGTCGGCGGTGGCACCCGCAagagctcctcctcatcctcctcctcgcccgccgccgccaagAACCCGAAGTGGTCCAAGAACTCCAAGCGTCGCCGCGTCGCCCCGGCCCCGGAGCCCGCGCCCGCCAGCACGgactcctccaccgccgacgtCGCGAACACAGCACTCACGGCCGCGCCGTCGATGGAAGCCGCAGCAACGGTCGCCGCGGAGGATCCTGCCGCGCctccggcggcgggcggcggttTCACGGACACGCCGGTGGCGCTCGGGCTCGGGCTCACAGATGTTGGCTGCGGCGGGAAGGAGCTGCCGGACCCTGGCCAGTTCGAGTGGCCGTCGGGCTGCGACCTGGGGCCCTACTGGGGCACCGGCGTGTTTGCCGACGCCGATCCGGCGCAGTTCCTCAACCTGCCGTGAGCCCGTGAGCGAGTACACCATGGTTAGGATTCTTCCACCATCACGAGATGATGAACAGAGCAAAGCGTCGAGCTCTGAAGCTGGGCGCTGTAGTTTCCTGAGCCTGAGTGTAGTGATCTCCAGTCTCTCACTACTGGTCTGCTGATGCTGATTTTAGCCGTGCCGCCTTTTTACTTGAATCCAAAGGCTAACTTGGGCTGTGCTCTGTACAAATCCGTGCTTGTCTCGAGCTGATCATGGCACTTGATGCCCTGAAAACCACAAGAACAGTTGCAGGGAGAACGTATGTCgttcttttctttccttgctGATACGTTGTTATGGGCATTTCTGTATACCATTATACGATCGATGGCTAGGAACCTAAGTCCTGTTGGAAGTGTTGGTGCAGGGCATGCATATTCTAAGGCGAAGCATGTCATGGCGGTTCTTGGAAACTTAAAACTAGTATTATCGTTGGGTTTAGGCGAAAACCATCTTCGATCGTGTTCTAGTTCGGTCGCCAGTTATCATCACATATAATAACCACAGAGACTAATCGCCAAGTCCCATAGCAGCGACGGCGAGAAGTCGTGTCGTGCATCTGGCCGAGGTCATGCGACAAGATGAGAATGATTTGATTCGGTGGTAGGCTCGCTCAAGGCTGGCTCGCGTACGTAGTACAAGCCCGAATGATGCAGCTAGCAGCCGGGCGAGTACAGACTACACGATCGTGTACGTCAAGTGATTAGCAGTTCTGTTTGGCACCAGGCGCGAATACAGGGGGCTTTAGCCCTCTACCGTTTCTATGTCAATGCAGTCTCTTCGAGTCCTGCAGcaattttttattattgttgaaaaagaaaaagaagaaaagagatacgaagaaaaaggagaaagagaagaagagagggtgAGTCCTCCAACAGTTTTTTTATTATAGATGAGGACGAGGAAGGAGAAAAACGTTGAAaaagaaaggaggagagagGTGAATGAGCTGACTGCCGGGCTCCTCTCCTTCCGCCGCGGTTTGGCACGTACCGACGTACGGGGTGGTATGGGGTTGGAACCAGAGTAGCAGACCCCGGGTCTGCTTGGTTGGACGTCAGCGTCGTGGGGTTTTTAAAATTCCGGGCCGCGGCGGACGTCGACAACTCTTTGATTCCGACGGCGACGTCTCTCGATCCCGACGGCGACTGGCCGTGCGCCGTGTCAGGGACGGGTCAGGGTCAGTCGCCGCCCTGTGCCTCGACGTGTGTCAGTGCCTCGGGCCCGCGAGGTTCGCGTCAGCGACAGCCCGTGCCCCTGCGCGCCCTCTGACTCAGCACCAGCTCCGGCGAGTGGCATAGTGGGGCGGCCGGCCGGCGATTTGCTTCCTCCCGCCGGCCGGCCGTTGCGCTAGAAACTCAGTAGGCCACGAGTGCTGCCGGCAAACCGCGGTCGCCAACAGCTGCATTGTTCGTCGATCGGGTGTGCAGATGTGATCTGTAACTGGCGTCCGTGCAACAATGTGCAAGCAAGATCCTACCTATCGCTTAATTTTTCTCTCATGTTTCATTGCACCGCTACTTTGGTCTTCTTTTTCCTCGTTAAGCACTTGGAATTGCTAGCTGAGAGCTGACTGTTTTGGCGCCACATCACCGGAACTAGGTTGATCTAGAGCAAAGGGGTTATTTGCCCTTGTTCCAACAAATTGAGGCTATATATTGGACGGACTTGAGTTCAGAACTGAAAGTGGACAAAGTTTAAAGTCCTTGGAGAAAAGTTATTCTAGTTCACACTCCTGTTGTAATGGAAAATTATTCCACAACAATTCTATGAAAAATATTGTGCTCGTGTAGATTTCAAACAATTGATAGGAATGACTAATGTAGTCGATCTCTATTACACACCAAACACGCAGTGTGTAACCGAATAATATCTTTAAGCATGTATGGGCAAATGGGAATTTGGATTAGACCTGAGCATGTCTCGAGCCGGACAGTAATGTCGTCGGATTGGATTTGTATATAATTTTTTCCTTAGAAAACCTTTGAAATGTAGGGAATTCTCTCAAAATCCCTACATGGACCTaccattttgttattttttggaGGATTTCAAGTATTGATCAAACAAACCTCATGTTTACAGTCTTTGAGAAGTCCAAGGCATCCTGTTTTCCCCTTTTTCTCTCTACTCTAATAGATAATTTACTTCATAGCTCCTATAGTTTTCCTCAAGGTTTACAAAACCGTCTAACCCGAAAACTAGGACCTACCAATTTTCCAATATTCATGAAAACCAAAAAATTCGGTCAAAATTTGGCAAGAATTCGTATAAATTCACTCAATTAATTTTGTAAATCGAAGATAAAAATCGATCGAATTGAGTCAGCGAAAACCGGTCGAATTTCACCAAAAACCAAGCAAATTCTTTGATTTATATAACAAATTTTCCACATTTTGAATGAATTCATCGAAAACCGGTCGAATTTCCCGATTTGCCTAGCGCATTTCTTGAATTTAAGtgaagtttaacaaaaaaactaaaaaatagctcaaaattgtaaaatcaataactaattcatctgagcttaaaattaagtgaaacaaattttgttgatttccatgtaacatgatctacatgataaaaatatttatactcataaaaaagttgaatatttccCGTGataaaatgtatttgctaaacctagttaaatgcatagttaattatttgctaatccaaaaatcatgaaacaattttgttagtcttcttacatgatgctatgtcttttaaaaatacatgacctcatgaaatagttattttaacatgcaaaattagtgaaaatgtgttgcaaatagattaattcataactaacctatcacacctccaaaattagtgaaaccatttttattagtttaattatactattctttatgtaggaaaaataatggtagacatgaaaaggtTGATTACAATgttatttcttaacatgttcactttatgcttgtgaactttgtaaaaatcatgaagaaattaataaaattataaatgaagtgaaataaaatttaaatatccTCTTAATATACAccctaaaaaatatatttacatattaagctttttcttaatgTGATGGGCCAAATCATCCTGTTCGTACAgcccattttaatatttttctttttttccaaactttctCTCAGGAAATATGATATAAATggcattatttttgaatttattttcacataaggtcttaaaattttctttagtatttttaatttttgatatttatttattaatttttaatttaattttaaaaaccGGCCGAATTCAGAATGCGGTGCGAAATGAATTGATGAATATCGCGAATTTCAACTAGGTTTCAACAAATTTTTGGACCCTGATTTTCCTACGATATAGTCAAAGACTCAAAGTGCCAACTAGCCATGACATTAGATTTCCACATTTTCCCATtcagttgtttttttttctttgctacaAGGGTCGAGCGGGGCTGGGCTGAGATCAGGTTTGAAATTTTAAACTCCTTGTCTCAAATATAATTTGAATGTAAATCCTTCATTTTTAATTTAAACCTAAACtagatcttaaaaaaattctccaaGCAGCCCCATAATTCAAATACTACTTACCAAATAAACTTGGAATAAATTTGGACCCCACACATAATAGTAGGGAATGTTGGATGCTAACCCGACGGACAAACATTCGTCTTTACTGCCTTATCCCTAcaccaaaaataataataatccaAAATCTAATCGAAATCCCCTGATAGGCGCACTATTTGACTATGGATAACTACACGTGTCACacaataaaattaaatattggatatatagattaaaaaaacaaatattagaCATTTAAATATAGAAAACAAATATTAGACATCTAAATatagaatttaaataataagatattaaatatatatattttaaaaaaacataatttaaaTTTATGCAATAATCATTGAATCAATTTAGATGAATGGTGAAGATCGATTCGATTTTCTATAACTCTTGCAATTTACAGGATTTAGATATATAGATGTTGTGGGCCCACTACTCAGGTAGTGGTAGTGTTGTCATGGCATCCGGCCATTTCACGGGTCCACGACGGTGCGCGATAGAATCGGTCCACCACTCCCGTACCCCGATCGAACACCTGAGACCGTGCCCtccctcgtcgccgccgccgccgccgccgctgccccaCGCCGGAGAAGATGGCCGAGAAGCCGGCGGGGCCCACCCCCAGAACGAGGGCCCGAGGTGGCCTCGCCTCCTCGGCGCCCTCCTCCAGGTCTCCCTTCCCTCGATCTGCATTTTCACCGGTATTTTGGTTTGAATCTTTTTGAACTTGTTTCAGCTATTTCCTCTGCGTTTCTTGATGCAGAAGGTTGTCTTCGATCTCGTACACCGCAACCCTGAATCAGACTAAGAAGGTGCGTTTCCGTCTGTCCCTTTGGAATTTTTTGCAACTTTCCTCTGAGATTTTTTAGCTTCTTGAATCGGCTGTTTGTTTTGTTCAGTAAACGGTGCGTCTTGCGTTCAAAGTTTGATTTCCTCCCCTTTTTTTGCCAAGTAGTGCTACATTGTGTGCTACAGAAGCTGGTGTGAGTGGGTGTTGGACAATGCATTGATGAACTGAAGTGGGGAATTATGAGTGCCCATTGCGGTTGCCAAAAATGTACGCTTCTTACTGGGGTGCTAATGGTTGTCGTTGATCTCTACCAACAACTCCACGTGCAGGTTCCTGACCCAAAGGTTGTGAGGACAACGAGAGCCACTCCTGCGAAGAAGCGGCCACAAGTGGATCAAGCACAGAAGCGGAGAGAAGAGCTTGCTGCTCTGCAGGAGCAGCTTAGTGGCCTGCAAAGGAAGTTGCTTGAGAAAGATGAAGCTCTGAGATCCGCGGAGAATTTGATTGGCCGAATCAGTGCAGCGAATGAAGCAGTTGATGAATTGAGGGGCCAGCTTTCCGAGAAGGAATCGCTGATCGAATATACTGGTTCGGAGCTGCATGGTGCAAAGGTGAAATAGgatttggtttttatttttggCACTGCACTACATTTCATTCAACATACTGTTGTTATTAAACCAGTTATGCAGCGCATCCATTCAAGAAAGCACCACCCTAGCTACCGCCTTACTACCTTTGGAATTTCCGACTCCTGTGAAGATTGCAAATGCTGAATGCTTTAGTACCTTGTTGTACAGTTGCACTATTTTTACTCTAGGACATTGTAATTACTTTGATGGGGCCAAAACTTGtcagttgtgattttttttttttgcatttaaaAGAAGGCTATGCATCCAAAGTTACAGCTAATCTAAAACAGTCAATCTGAAAGTAGTGCTATTAGATGTACACCATCTTTCATAAACCTATGATGATCCTGCGGTAGTTAGTCCATCCTTGTATTATCAATTCATGATTCATGTTGAACTGCACTGAAGAAAGAAACTTATGATATTATGATTTGAGGTTTTAACTGTACTATTGCCTAGCATTCGATGCTGTTGCTCCATGGGTTCAGCCAATCCATATGCAAACAAGAAAGAGTCCCCACTTTCATAGTTCTACTCTTAGAAATATCTGTTCCATTAGATCATTTCTATGCTTCAACGCCCTGCAGTCTTTCCTGAATTTTGGTTGCTAAGTGACAGATATGAAATAACTGATCCTGTTATTTGTGTTTGAACCGATCTGTCCTATTGTGATAAGTTTGCTGCTTCTGACTTGTGTTTTAATTCCTGTTTGTGTCACACTATAGATTGCCTACATCATGTGGAATCACCTCCTGCAACCTTTATTTATACGGCACATAATGAAAAGCGCTCACTGAAATCACATCGTTTATAATAAAACTGCTAGTAACCTGTTGTGTAACTCCTATTTATTGTAGGTTATGCTAGCAGAGAAGCAGGCAGCACTGGAGAAGTTAGAATGGGAGGCGAAGGTGTCGAATACAAAGGTGGAAGAACTCCAAGTAGATGTAGCATCTATGGATGTCGAAGTTTCTGCTCTCATGAAGTTGTTTAGGAAAATAACAGAGAATGACCAAGCCCCTTACCCCAGGGATAGAAAAGACGACTCATCTCTGGAATGTGAGCCAATTCAACTTGATGTAAGTTAATATTTTCCTTGTTAAAGTTTCATTTCTGTCTTTAGCATAATACCATATTTATTTTGTACTAATGTACTCCTAAATCCTGATTGGTGAAAATGTGCGTAGATTGCGTTTTCTTTCTGAATTCTTACATGCTGCTCCTATTGACATGCGGCAGGACACGGTTGGTGATTTTGACACCGAGAAGATGGAGCAGGAAATGTCGGCCTACATCTCGGCTCTAGCTGCAGCGAAAGAGAACCCTACTGACGAGTTCCTGAAAGCAGTAACTGAGGCAAGATTAAGACTTCAGGCTTTTGTACTCTAACCAGATTCCGAAGGAGCAGACTTCATACGCTCGTTGGTCGCTGTATTTTGCCGGTGCCTCGCATCCCTGCTGACAGTGCTCGCTCAGGGTCTTGCATTGCAGAGGATTCATGTCTGTGTTCTCTCATTTTGGATCTAATTTGAGCTTGTCGTAACTTAACGCTATGTACCGTGGTGTACGTGGCCGAACCTCTTGATAGATGTCATCATGTACCTTTTTAGTAGTGAACTTACAAGATGGTTCAGCTTGTCTTGTTGACCTaaaaaaatccttttttttttgtcgccTGTGCTGCATATATTATTGGCGATCCGGCTTCTCGTTAACCTAAACAGAGAACATCAACATAACTCGTTACCTTCTGCAGTGTGCGCAAGACTAATTTTTGTCAATGTTTCAACATAGCCACAGTTGGATCCACAGATTGAAGCTCTGACGAGCCTGGTAGAAATTATGCCTGGTGTAACTCCACTCTCGTGAAAGGAGCAGCGCCGTGGTCGGCAAATCAGATACCGAACAGGCGCCCTGCACGGCTGACGTGGTCAGGTGTATTGCAACCAAGATCGACATGGAAGGAGCAGCGAAAGCATGCAGCAGAACTGCAGAAGCTTACTGAAATGAAAGCTTCTGCAGATTTCCAGCCGgcaagtcccccccccccccccggcactCGTTGGCAGCCTCCTCGCCGTCCACGCCGCAAAGGCCAACAGCCACCTCGCCGTAGGCGACCTCCGAATCACATCCCCGTCGAAGGGCCGCCGGCGCGACACCGAATGCGATCTATAGAGACAGCCGGAGACACTACCGTCTATCGCTAGCCAGCCTTGAGCCTTCCACCACTGCTCACGGTTTAATTAAACGAGCAACCGAAGGGAACAAAATCTTTGCACGACATGAACATCAATGGACTTTTGTGTGCCTCAAGGTTACATTCAGGCTGCTTTCAATTCTTTACCATCCCAAGTGCAAAGTTATTGCTCTGTATAGCATTGTGAGTTTGTGACAAAATCAGCAAGTCGACCTGACCATCCTGAAGATTTACAAAAGGAGACGAAAGCTCCTGGCTGTGAGCACAAGCTTGTTAATCGAGGCAACCCATTTGGCTCACACATTAGCTCAGATGGAAGATGCCCAGAGATGGTATGAACTCCTCAACACAGAGAGAGATGGCGGAAGCCTGAACATGCACAAAGGGCGTCGGCCTGGTTGCATTATATAGGCGTGCATGTCACCTGCACGTACACCAGCCTAACAAGAGCTTGTTTAACCTAAGAGATAAGAGGACAAAATATTTGCACGGGCCTACGCTTATCTCCTAACTGCATATATAGCATTTGAAACAGAAGTATCTAAATAAGTATACTCCCCGCTTTACTGCATCACAATTAGTGCACTGGTTGGTCTCAAAGCGCACATGAACTCAAGCGACAGAGATAATTGCTGCAAAGTTTGGTGGACTTATGCAACCTTAGCGATGGCAATGTTCCAGACAATACCCATTGAAAAGATCGGCGATGTCCTAAGAGAGGattgaattaagacacttaaaactaatcaaTTCTAAAAACTTcgcaagataaatttatattattttctatctaaatatactctaagtTCATTTAGTGTGTCTACCCTACCGTTCAAATGTTTGTaacctatagtcaatcctagcaaactactctacgAGGGTAAACGtgcaaggatagattgcaagaacTAAATACGAAACgcaaagatggtagagagagcaaattcagcataagagatttttatcacgTGGTATTAATAaacaccacccctagtccatgttagaacAACCACCTAAGCTATAGTTCCCGGatggcacccggtcatgacccTTGAACCATCAAGACAAGACCTCACTTTTTCGTGAAAAAAAGTatgccaaaatcggagtttgcATGCACAAGTTAcacccattttactgaacacagccAAAAATCGTGTGTTATAGCCTACTAAAAcaactaaaaatatgaaaaacagCCAACATAGCGCTAGGAGGCTTGGGTCCCCCCGATGCCCCCGAAAGCCCAGAAGGTAGTGCCACATGACCAGCAACAACGAGGATAAGTTCAGACGGAGCATGCAACACCTGATTGCCCATGCTTTCCAGGGCCCGCGGGACATAAAACCCCCAAAAAGTGTGCTCTGGttatagattttggggttaaACTAGGCAACATGAtaaagtctagttgattttctCGTcggcctcaaaattatctttctATGGAAAAAAAGAAGCTAAAATCGGAGTTTGTATGCACAATTACACAAATTTTACTGAAGCACAAGCCTATCTTTCGATCACTTGACACCGACTTcgcttcggagcttgagccactaaggcaagagtCTTCGTGTTCTCGTACAAGAGTCTTACCACCACTCCACATCAAGTTAGAAGGTCAACAAGTTTAAGCCACTAAGGCCTAAGGTGTCGACGATTCACTAAGACTTCAAGGCGCTGGTGTACCTCTCggtataagctaggatcactccttgatcctctctctaggtagcaacacctagacacaactctctctaggcataTTAGCACCAATCACtttctaatattgtgcttaattttcttagatgatcacttttaacactttggtggcttagatgtcttctgaAATATCTATATGCTTTCATGGACCCCGACACACTCAAATGGctaagtggagaggtatttatagcctcaaccccgtaaactagccattgctccaatggCTCTAAcaaactgtgaacaccggatgattcggtgtcaACAGCAATACCAACATCAAACCATCTGTTGTGTACAACAGTACAAACTCCATTCAAATccatttgtgaacaccggatattccaatGTAACCTTCAACTCTAtcattggatcatccgatgtatATACTTGAGCCTGATCGAGCCGCTTCTTCACTGTTCAATTGTCTAGTGTGTATAACCctattgatcaccggaccatccagtgtgtacaacttCTCACACATCTGAAAATCTTCTGGAAAATCCTTCGGTGAAACCTCCGGTGTATTcttctcttcatcatcggacaaTCTAGTAAGTTCAAAACTCTTCTGCATTGAAAAACTTTCTCctggaaaatactctggtgtgcatttCTCCttaacactagatcatccggtgtgttgaattGCAGAACATCTTCTGAGacaaaatgcttcggtgtgtgcACCAA is a genomic window of Phragmites australis chromosome 17, lpPhrAust1.1, whole genome shotgun sequence containing:
- the LOC133896605 gene encoding protein MICROTUBULE BINDING PROTEIN 2C-like, whose amino-acid sequence is MAEKPAGPTPRTRARGGLASSAPSSRRLSSISYTATLNQTKKVPDPKVVRTTRATPAKKRPQVDQAQKRREELAALQEQLSGLQRKLLEKDEALRSAENLIGRISAANEAVDELRGQLSEKESLIEYTGSELHGAKVMLAEKQAALEKLEWEAKVSNTKVEELQVDVASMDVEVSALMKLFRKITENDQAPYPRDRKDDSSLECEPIQLDDTVGDFDTEKMEQEMSAYISALAAAKENPTDEFLKAVTEARLRLQAFVL
- the LOC133896734 gene encoding dof zinc finger protein MNB1A-like, with the translated sequence MQEPGRRPAPPFAGVDLRRPKGYPAPAAKAEAEEQAPDPCPRCGSRDTKFCYYNNYNTSQPRHFCKSCRRYWTKGGSLRNVPVGGGTRKSSSSSSSSPAAAKNPKWSKNSKRRRVAPAPEPAPASTDSSTADVANTALTAAPSMEAAATVAAEDPAAPPAAGGGFTDTPVALGLGLTDVGCGGKELPDPGQFEWPSGCDLGPYWGTGVFADADPAQFLNLP